The Dunckerocampus dactyliophorus isolate RoL2022-P2 chromosome 1, RoL_Ddac_1.1, whole genome shotgun sequence genome has a segment encoding these proteins:
- the LOC129190982 gene encoding pleckstrin homology domain-containing family G member 4B-like isoform X1 — translation MTSQELLEMLLYFHSIIRRELREAGMTLIFDARKSNPPPLLYKALMTLQELTPQAVNSLLLLIDKESSPQPERCPTIQTEVVSSLKALMKLVEESQRTFCLDGTLCHNHSDWMELHQKLFPFTSDLHEASNLLLRAISNLKAPRRMDSVQTVQQCMREQRTLMRDVLEDKRLVSLQREGGAILARLRKESDLRYPHCEDLSDAVDSLTSLYNNMEEQVHILVQSSNMSLEHLEYLLQVREMEGHFTQIQQWFYEEGERHLQEAKSVADSGEQLEQILNSFTAFLIEANDRRHHAMSLAEEAEHLQQAGVSYPETQAFCSLVCTFKTDLEDFLCRAETCGRELQIMVNVCDFCEQARTLAVECIEYLNQNQTRTSKTQDWGQRRSAANQTHQNQDAGPNGVHAKLISVPTTTTSVLSSDNDISMLQIFQDKFLQFSPDKFQEMRAQASALRGSTGMRVWNVAWLMCQEARQLLQEKMQGTADEVLDRKPQRSSCCGRHYVDVASTHVQTAPPSGLVVQSTPGPQHPHWEAIVSGEVDLGNRRPILDNCSPTKAICDIVIKPEDHGDAGSSRKSKLTQQSRSVRKAERETKRSRARSDRDAAALSQSHTVGCQWFPWGRGLRAKSQSQVEASEFSTPPEEQVRRPSCSHHGQPSCRILQEAQKFQISRHGSFCSVGSCTSNRGAVEGDGAYLCKHSSLPTGRSEGTFCLESPQESTNNALRLQRVLEELLFTEREYVRSLDYILTHYLPLLDRPDIPQDLRGKRGVIFGNLQKLHDFHSHYLLPELEACQREPAMVARCFLRHSDSFGLYALYSKNKPQSDALILHRRHDIFKSKQRELGDMMDLPSYLLRPIQRISKYSLLLQDMLALTASHWPQDIAHDALGGHSPDLSSREREQADIRAAAELVRFQMRHGNDLLTMDAIQDCDVNLKEQGQLIRQDEFTVFFRKKKCLRRIFLFEDLILFSKTKRTDGNDVYVYKQSFKTSDIGMTHNAGVSGLSFEIWFRRRKSEDTYTLKASSTDMKKAWTSDLEKLLWDQAAHSRELRLQERVFMGLGHKTFMDIQPSDAAICNQAINDVLPSRIPVACCSHRTVEYARPHSTGSASTTLSQSSSSSGRGSLSPGGYAGNPSHGVENGSPGGPVPDAALDNKINTRHFHLHHDCERWKTLHHPLTMVDITDSSEESANVFFSDSENSFLSALGGEVVDSSSSLSSQSSKPRRMNGSPAITRNKPPVATKPPHLANAQEDVSIGKSTEV, via the exons ATGACCAGCCAAGAGCTCTTAGAAATGCTGCTTTACTTCCACTCTATCATCAG GAGAGAACTCAGAGAAGCTGGGATGACCCTAATCTTTGATGCAAGGAAGTCAAATCCTCCACCGCTGCTTTACAAGGCCTTGATGACGCTGCAG GAGCTCACTCCCCAGGCAGTGAACAGTTTGCTGCTTCTGATAGACAAAGAAAGCAGCCCTCAACCAGAGAGGTGCCCCACCATCCAG ACTGAAGTGGTGTCGTCCCTGAAAGCCTTAATGAAGCTGGTGGAGGAGAGTCAGAGGACCTTCTGCCTGGATGGAACACTGTGTCACAACCACAGTGACTGGATGGAGCTGCACCAG AAACTCTTTCCATTTACGTCTGATCTTCACGAGGCATCCAATTTGCTTCTGAGAGCAATCAGTAATTTGAAAGCTCCTCGAAGGATGGACTCTGTTCAG ACTGTGCAGCAGTGTATGAGGGAGCAGAGGACTCTGATGCGTGATGTACTGGAGGACAAGCGATTGGTTAGCCTGCAGAGGGAGGGTGGGGCCATCCTGGCCAGGCTGAGGAAGGAAAGTGACCTCAGATACCCACACTGTGAGGACCTCAG TGATGCAGTAGACTCGCTGACTAGCCTGTACAACAACATGGAGGAGCAGGTCCACATCCTTGTGCAGAGCTCCAACATGTCTCTGGAGCATTTGGAGTATTTGCTACAGGTCAGGGAGATGGAGGGACACTTCACACAG ATACAACAGTGGTTTTATGAAGAGGGAGAGCGGCACCTGCAGGAAGCCAAATCGGTGGCAGACTCTGGAGAGCAACTCGAGCAAATCCTCAACAGCTtcactgcttttcttattgaggCTAAC GATCGTAGACACCATGCCATGTCATTAGCTGAAGAGGCTGAGCACCTCCAGCAGGCTGGGGTGTCTTACCCAGAAACACAGGCCTTCTGCAGCCTTGTCTGCACGTTCAAGACAGACCTGGAGGACTTCCTGTGCAGAGCGGAGACATGCGGCAGGGAGCTTCAGATCATGGTCAATGTGTGTGATTTCTGTGAGCAG GCTAGAACTCTGGCTGTTGAATGCATTGAGTACCTGAACCAGAACCAAACCAGGACCTCCAAAACCCAAGACTGGGGTCAAAGAAGATCAGCCGCCAATCAAACCCATCAAAACCAAGATGCTGGACCTAACGGTGTCCATGCAAAGCTCATCTCTGtcccaaccaccaccaccagtgtgttgTCATCAGACAATGACATCTCCATGCTCCAAATCTTCCAGGACAAGTTCCTCCAGTTCAGCCCAGACAAATTTCAGGAAATGAGAGCCCAGGCCAGTGCCCTGCGGGGCTCCACAGGGATGAGGGTGTGGAACGTAGCGTGGCTGATGTGCCAGGAGGCCCGGCAGCTGCTTCAGGAGAAGATGCAGGGTACAGCAGATGAGGTCTTGGACAGGAAGCCACAACGTAGCAGCTGTTGTGGGCGTCATTATGTCGATGTGGCCAGCACTCATGTTCAGACAGCACCACCTAGTGGTCTGGTGGTCCAGTCGACTCCGGGACCGCAGCACCCGCATTGGGAGGCCATTGTGTCTGGGGAGGTGGACTTAGGGAATAGAAGACCAATCTTGGACAACTGCAGCCCAACTAAAGCTATCTGTGACATTGTCATCAAGCCTGAAGATCATGGTGACGCAGGAAGCAGCCGGAAGTCGAAGCTCACGCAGCAGTCtag GTCAGTGAGGAAAGCGGAGCGAGAGACCAAGAGGAGCCGAGCGAGAAGTGACCGAGATGCGGCCGCTCTCTCTCAGTCTCACACAGTTGGCTGCCAGTGGTTCCCGTGGGGCAGAGGCCTTCGAGCCAAGTCCCAGTCCCAGGTAGAGGCGTCCGAGTTTTCCACACCTCCAGAGGAGCAGGTTCGACGCCCATCCTGCTCTCACCACGGTCAGCCGTCTTGTCGGATCCTCCAAGAGGCTCAGAAGTTTCAGATCTCCCGCCATGGGAGTTTCTGCTCCGTGGGATCCTGCACCAGCAATCGGGGAGCCGTGGAAGGGGATGGGGCTTATCTCTGCAAACACTCCAGCCTGCCAACTGGGAGGAGTGAAGGAACGTTTTGTTTGGAAAGTCCACAAGAGAGCACCAACAATGCTCT GAGGCTGCAGCGTGTCCTGGAGGAGCTGCTGTTCACAGAGCGGGAGTATGTACGCTCACTGGACTACATCCTGACTCACTACCTCCCCCTGCTGGACAGACCAGACATCCCCCAGGACCTCAGGGGCAAGCGCGGTGTCATCTTCGGGAACCTGCAGAAGCTTCATGACTTCCACAGTCACTACCTCCTGCCCGAGCTGGAGGCTTGCCAGCGGGAGCCTGCCATGGTGGCGCGGTGTTTCCTCAGACAC AGTGACAGTTTTGGACTATACGCACTCTACAGCAAGAACAAACCACAGTCAGATGCCCTTATACTACATCGCCGCCATGACATCTTTAAG AGTAAGCAGCGGGAGCTCGGGGACATGATGGACCTACCGTCCTACCTGCTGAGGCCCATCCAGAGGATCAGCAAGTACAGCCTGCTGCTGCAGGACATGCTGGCTCTGACGGCCTCCCACTGGCCACAAGACATTGCCCATGATGCCCTGGGGGGCCACTCCCCTGACCTGAGCAGCAGGGAGAGAGAGCAGGCTGACATCCGGGCTGCCGCAGAGCTGGTTCGCTTTCAAATGCGCCACGGCAATGATTTGCTCACTATGGACGCCATCCAGGACTGTGAT GTGAACTTAAAAGAGCAAGGTCAGCTCATTCGACAGGATGAGTTCACAGTTTTCTTCCGGAAGAAGAAATGCCTCCGCCGCATCTTCCTCTTTGAGGATCTCATTCTTTTCAGCAAGACCAAGAGGACAGATGGAAATGATGTTTACGTCTACAAACAATCCTTTAAG ACCAGTGATATCGGAATGACTCATAACGCCGGCGTGAGCGGGCTGTCCTTTGAGATCTGGTTCCGCAGAAGGAAGAGTGAGGACACCTACACTCTGAAGGCCAGCAGCACAGACATGAAGAAAGCCTGGACCTCCGACCTGGAGAAGCTTCTCTGGGATCAGGCGGCTCACAGTCGAG AGCTGAGATTACAGGAGAGAGTGTTCATGGGACTCGGCCACAAAACCTTCATGGACATTCAACCCAGTGACGCCGCCATTTGTAACCAGGCCATCAACGACGTCCTTCCCAGTAGAA TCCCTGTGGCGTGTTGTTCACACAGGACTGTAGAATACGCTCGACCTCACTCCACTGGGTCCGCCTCCACCACCCTCAGCCAGTCGTCTTCTTCGTCGGGCCGTGGCTCTCTCTCCCCGGGTGGCTATGCTGGGAACCCATCTCACGGGGTGGAGAACGGTTCACCCGGCGGCCCCGTCCCAGATGCCGCGCTGGATAATAAGATCAACACGCGTCACTTTCATCTTCACCATGACTGTGAACGCTGGAAAACACTCCATCATCCACTGA CCATGGTGGACATCACAGATTCGTCCGAGGAGAGTGCCAACGTTTTCTTCAGCGACTCGGAGAACAGCTTTTTGTCGGCCCTTGGTGGAGAGGTGGTAGACTCTTCATCCTCACTCAGCTCACAGAGTTCCAAGCCACGTCGCATGAATGGCTCACCGGCCATCACCAGGAACAAACCACCCGTCGCAACCAAACCTCCACACCTGGCTAATGCTCAG GAAGATGTTTCCATTGGAAAATCAACAGAGGTTTAA
- the LOC129190982 gene encoding pleckstrin homology domain-containing family G member 4B-like isoform X2, with amino-acid sequence MTSQELLEMLLYFHSIIRRELREAGMTLIFDARKSNPPPLLYKALMTLQELTPQAVNSLLLLIDKESSPQPERCPTIQTEVVSSLKALMKLVEESQRTFCLDGTLCHNHSDWMELHQKLFPFTSDLHEASNLLLRAISNLKAPRRMDSVQTVQQCMREQRTLMRDVLEDKRLVSLQREGGAILARLRKESDLRYPHCEDLSDAVDSLTSLYNNMEEQVHILVQSSNMSLEHLEYLLQVREMEGHFTQIQQWFYEEGERHLQEAKSVADSGEQLEQILNSFTAFLIEANDRRHHAMSLAEEAEHLQQAGVSYPETQAFCSLVCTFKTDLEDFLCRAETCGRELQIMVNVCDFCEQARTLAVECIEYLNQNQTRTSKTQDWGQRRSAANQTHQNQDAGPNGVHAKLISVPTTTTSVLSSDNDISMLQIFQDKFLQFSPDKFQEMRAQASALRGSTGMRVWNVAWLMCQEARQLLQEKMQGTADEVLDRKPQRSSCCGRHYVDVASTHVQTAPPSGLVVQSTPGPQHPHWEAIVSGEVDLGNRRPILDNCSPTKAICDIVIKPEDHGDAGSSRKSKLTQQSRSVRKAERETKRSRARSDRDAAALSQSHTVGCQWFPWGRGLRAKSQSQVEASEFSTPPEEQVRRPSCSHHGQPSCRILQEAQKFQISRHGSFCSVGSCTSNRGAVEGDGAYLCKHSSLPTGRSEGTFCLESPQESTNNALRLQRVLEELLFTEREYVRSLDYILTHYLPLLDRPDIPQDLRGKRGVIFGNLQKLHDFHSHYLLPELEACQREPAMVARCFLRHSDSFGLYALYSKNKPQSDALILHRRHDIFKSKQRELGDMMDLPSYLLRPIQRISKYSLLLQDMLALTASHWPQDIAHDALGGHSPDLSSREREQADIRAAAELVRFQMRHGNDLLTMDAIQDCDVNLKEQGQLIRQDEFTVFFRKKKCLRRIFLFEDLILFSKTKRTDGNDVYVYKQSFKTSDIGMTHNAGVSGLSFEIWFRRRKSEDTYTLKASSTDMKKAWTSDLEKLLWDQAAHSRELRLQERVFMGLGHKTFMDIQPSDAAICNQAINDVLPSRNPLIP; translated from the exons ATGACCAGCCAAGAGCTCTTAGAAATGCTGCTTTACTTCCACTCTATCATCAG GAGAGAACTCAGAGAAGCTGGGATGACCCTAATCTTTGATGCAAGGAAGTCAAATCCTCCACCGCTGCTTTACAAGGCCTTGATGACGCTGCAG GAGCTCACTCCCCAGGCAGTGAACAGTTTGCTGCTTCTGATAGACAAAGAAAGCAGCCCTCAACCAGAGAGGTGCCCCACCATCCAG ACTGAAGTGGTGTCGTCCCTGAAAGCCTTAATGAAGCTGGTGGAGGAGAGTCAGAGGACCTTCTGCCTGGATGGAACACTGTGTCACAACCACAGTGACTGGATGGAGCTGCACCAG AAACTCTTTCCATTTACGTCTGATCTTCACGAGGCATCCAATTTGCTTCTGAGAGCAATCAGTAATTTGAAAGCTCCTCGAAGGATGGACTCTGTTCAG ACTGTGCAGCAGTGTATGAGGGAGCAGAGGACTCTGATGCGTGATGTACTGGAGGACAAGCGATTGGTTAGCCTGCAGAGGGAGGGTGGGGCCATCCTGGCCAGGCTGAGGAAGGAAAGTGACCTCAGATACCCACACTGTGAGGACCTCAG TGATGCAGTAGACTCGCTGACTAGCCTGTACAACAACATGGAGGAGCAGGTCCACATCCTTGTGCAGAGCTCCAACATGTCTCTGGAGCATTTGGAGTATTTGCTACAGGTCAGGGAGATGGAGGGACACTTCACACAG ATACAACAGTGGTTTTATGAAGAGGGAGAGCGGCACCTGCAGGAAGCCAAATCGGTGGCAGACTCTGGAGAGCAACTCGAGCAAATCCTCAACAGCTtcactgcttttcttattgaggCTAAC GATCGTAGACACCATGCCATGTCATTAGCTGAAGAGGCTGAGCACCTCCAGCAGGCTGGGGTGTCTTACCCAGAAACACAGGCCTTCTGCAGCCTTGTCTGCACGTTCAAGACAGACCTGGAGGACTTCCTGTGCAGAGCGGAGACATGCGGCAGGGAGCTTCAGATCATGGTCAATGTGTGTGATTTCTGTGAGCAG GCTAGAACTCTGGCTGTTGAATGCATTGAGTACCTGAACCAGAACCAAACCAGGACCTCCAAAACCCAAGACTGGGGTCAAAGAAGATCAGCCGCCAATCAAACCCATCAAAACCAAGATGCTGGACCTAACGGTGTCCATGCAAAGCTCATCTCTGtcccaaccaccaccaccagtgtgttgTCATCAGACAATGACATCTCCATGCTCCAAATCTTCCAGGACAAGTTCCTCCAGTTCAGCCCAGACAAATTTCAGGAAATGAGAGCCCAGGCCAGTGCCCTGCGGGGCTCCACAGGGATGAGGGTGTGGAACGTAGCGTGGCTGATGTGCCAGGAGGCCCGGCAGCTGCTTCAGGAGAAGATGCAGGGTACAGCAGATGAGGTCTTGGACAGGAAGCCACAACGTAGCAGCTGTTGTGGGCGTCATTATGTCGATGTGGCCAGCACTCATGTTCAGACAGCACCACCTAGTGGTCTGGTGGTCCAGTCGACTCCGGGACCGCAGCACCCGCATTGGGAGGCCATTGTGTCTGGGGAGGTGGACTTAGGGAATAGAAGACCAATCTTGGACAACTGCAGCCCAACTAAAGCTATCTGTGACATTGTCATCAAGCCTGAAGATCATGGTGACGCAGGAAGCAGCCGGAAGTCGAAGCTCACGCAGCAGTCtag GTCAGTGAGGAAAGCGGAGCGAGAGACCAAGAGGAGCCGAGCGAGAAGTGACCGAGATGCGGCCGCTCTCTCTCAGTCTCACACAGTTGGCTGCCAGTGGTTCCCGTGGGGCAGAGGCCTTCGAGCCAAGTCCCAGTCCCAGGTAGAGGCGTCCGAGTTTTCCACACCTCCAGAGGAGCAGGTTCGACGCCCATCCTGCTCTCACCACGGTCAGCCGTCTTGTCGGATCCTCCAAGAGGCTCAGAAGTTTCAGATCTCCCGCCATGGGAGTTTCTGCTCCGTGGGATCCTGCACCAGCAATCGGGGAGCCGTGGAAGGGGATGGGGCTTATCTCTGCAAACACTCCAGCCTGCCAACTGGGAGGAGTGAAGGAACGTTTTGTTTGGAAAGTCCACAAGAGAGCACCAACAATGCTCT GAGGCTGCAGCGTGTCCTGGAGGAGCTGCTGTTCACAGAGCGGGAGTATGTACGCTCACTGGACTACATCCTGACTCACTACCTCCCCCTGCTGGACAGACCAGACATCCCCCAGGACCTCAGGGGCAAGCGCGGTGTCATCTTCGGGAACCTGCAGAAGCTTCATGACTTCCACAGTCACTACCTCCTGCCCGAGCTGGAGGCTTGCCAGCGGGAGCCTGCCATGGTGGCGCGGTGTTTCCTCAGACAC AGTGACAGTTTTGGACTATACGCACTCTACAGCAAGAACAAACCACAGTCAGATGCCCTTATACTACATCGCCGCCATGACATCTTTAAG AGTAAGCAGCGGGAGCTCGGGGACATGATGGACCTACCGTCCTACCTGCTGAGGCCCATCCAGAGGATCAGCAAGTACAGCCTGCTGCTGCAGGACATGCTGGCTCTGACGGCCTCCCACTGGCCACAAGACATTGCCCATGATGCCCTGGGGGGCCACTCCCCTGACCTGAGCAGCAGGGAGAGAGAGCAGGCTGACATCCGGGCTGCCGCAGAGCTGGTTCGCTTTCAAATGCGCCACGGCAATGATTTGCTCACTATGGACGCCATCCAGGACTGTGAT GTGAACTTAAAAGAGCAAGGTCAGCTCATTCGACAGGATGAGTTCACAGTTTTCTTCCGGAAGAAGAAATGCCTCCGCCGCATCTTCCTCTTTGAGGATCTCATTCTTTTCAGCAAGACCAAGAGGACAGATGGAAATGATGTTTACGTCTACAAACAATCCTTTAAG ACCAGTGATATCGGAATGACTCATAACGCCGGCGTGAGCGGGCTGTCCTTTGAGATCTGGTTCCGCAGAAGGAAGAGTGAGGACACCTACACTCTGAAGGCCAGCAGCACAGACATGAAGAAAGCCTGGACCTCCGACCTGGAGAAGCTTCTCTGGGATCAGGCGGCTCACAGTCGAG AGCTGAGATTACAGGAGAGAGTGTTCATGGGACTCGGCCACAAAACCTTCATGGACATTCAACCCAGTGACGCCGCCATTTGTAACCAGGCCATCAACGACGTCCTTCCCAGTAGAA ATCCCTTGATTCCCTGA